The Stenotrophomonas maltophilia genome segment TCTTCTCCGTGGCTGGACGCACACGGAAACTGTCAGAGGTCGGGCGGGGTGGATTCGCGGGGGTGTCCGCGGCATGGATGCCGCGGCCAAGCCTCCACGGACGGATTCACGGCGTCCCCCGCGAACCCACCCCGCCCGGCCAAGCGCGGCTTTTGCTTTACGCGACCAACCCCACAGCCACGAGGGGCTGCGCCGTTGGCTGGAACACCCTGTTACCCATACGGGGCATGTCCCCGTCACAGCCGCATGCGATGCTGATCACCTGATCCCTGCCAGCGAGAACGCCCGCATGACCACCATCATCGCCCCGCGCGTGCACGACATCGGCGGACTCGAAGTCCGCCGCGCCGTCCCCACCCTGCAGGCGCGCAGCATCGGCTCGTTCGTGTTCGTCGACCAGATGGGCCCGGCGCTCATGCATCCCGGCACGGCCATCGACGTGCGCCCGCATCCGCATATCGGCCTGGCCACCGTCACCTATCTGTGGTCGGGCGCCATCGGCCATCGCGACACACTCGGTTCGGACCAGGTGATCCGCCCCGGAGACGTCAACTGGATGACCGCTGGCCGCGGCATCGCCCATTCCGAACGTACGCCGCAACCGGACCGCGATCACGACAACCCGATCCATGGCATGCAGACCTGGGTGGCGCTGCCGAAATCGCACGAGGAAATCGAACCGGCGTTCTACCACCACGCCGCGGCTACGTTGCCCGAGCAGCGTCGCAACGGTGCCTGGCTGCGCGTCATCGCCGGCCGCGCCTATGGCGAGGAATCGCCGGTGAAGGTGTTCGCCGACACCCTCAACGTGGCGATCGATCTCGACCCGGATGCGGAAATCGATATCGACGACGGCCACCGCGAGCGCGCGCTGTACATCCTCGAAGGCGACGCACAGCTGGATGGCGTGGACATCCCTGCACAGCATCTGGTGATTCCCGAAGCCGGCGCACGTGGCCGCCTGCGCGCGAAGACGCCGGTGAAGGCGATGCTGTTCGGTGGCGAGCCGCTGGATGGCCC includes the following:
- a CDS encoding pirin family protein → MTTIIAPRVHDIGGLEVRRAVPTLQARSIGSFVFVDQMGPALMHPGTAIDVRPHPHIGLATVTYLWSGAIGHRDTLGSDQVIRPGDVNWMTAGRGIAHSERTPQPDRDHDNPIHGMQTWVALPKSHEEIEPAFYHHAAATLPEQRRNGAWLRVIAGRAYGEESPVKVFADTLNVAIDLDPDAEIDIDDGHRERALYILEGDAQLDGVDIPAQHLVIPEAGARGRLRAKTPVKAMLFGGEPLDGPRHLWWNFVSSSKERIEQAKHDWEAGRFGTIPGDDKEFIPLPQY